One genomic window of Hymenobacter sp. J193 includes the following:
- a CDS encoding acyltransferase family protein — protein MNTTTQVALQTTGIEPLVEASPARLLSLDVFRGLTVLTMVLVNHPGDWGHIYEPLEHAKWNGCTIADLVFPFFLFIVGVSAVYALDRSRQDPALRPAALRGVWRRALLLVGVGILVALLPYFDFGAVRLPGVLQRIGLVFGVCGTLFLYTSRRQQLWLVAVLLIGYNILMQLVPVPGYGPANLEPETNLGAWLDRLIFTEKHLWQYSRTWDPEGLLGTLPAVGTGLLGVLAGQWLRRKEVEPAAKVAWLFVDAVLLTALGLLWNLWFPINKALWTSSFVLFVGGLALALLATLYWLCDLQGWRRGLAWAQVAGVNALLVFVGSTLVARTLNMWTVTGPTGTPVGMQEWLYGRFFVPYFASPYVASLAGAVVCVAIWYGVLWVLYRRRIVVKL, from the coding sequence ATGAATACTACTACCCAAGTTGCTCTTCAGACTACCGGCATCGAGCCGCTGGTAGAAGCTTCCCCCGCCCGCCTGCTTTCCCTCGACGTGTTCCGGGGCCTGACGGTGCTCACGATGGTGCTCGTGAACCACCCCGGCGACTGGGGTCACATCTACGAGCCGCTGGAGCACGCCAAGTGGAACGGCTGCACCATAGCCGACCTAGTGTTTCCGTTTTTCCTGTTCATCGTGGGGGTGTCGGCGGTGTATGCCCTGGACCGCAGCCGGCAGGACCCGGCGCTGCGGCCGGCGGCGCTGCGGGGCGTGTGGCGGCGGGCCCTGCTGCTGGTAGGCGTGGGCATCCTGGTGGCTTTGCTGCCCTACTTCGATTTTGGTGCGGTGCGGCTGCCGGGCGTGCTGCAGCGCATCGGGCTGGTGTTTGGCGTGTGCGGCACGCTGTTTCTGTATACCTCCCGCCGGCAGCAGCTCTGGCTGGTAGCAGTGCTGCTGATCGGCTACAACATCCTGATGCAGCTGGTGCCCGTGCCCGGCTACGGTCCGGCCAACCTGGAGCCCGAAACCAACCTCGGGGCCTGGCTCGACCGGCTCATCTTCACCGAAAAACACCTCTGGCAATACAGCCGCACCTGGGACCCCGAAGGCCTACTGGGTACGCTGCCCGCCGTGGGTACCGGGCTGCTGGGCGTGCTGGCCGGGCAGTGGCTGCGCCGCAAGGAGGTGGAGCCCGCCGCCAAAGTGGCCTGGCTGTTTGTGGATGCGGTGTTGCTCACGGCCCTGGGGCTGCTCTGGAACCTGTGGTTTCCCATCAACAAAGCGCTGTGGACCAGCTCCTTCGTGCTCTTTGTGGGTGGGCTGGCCCTGGCCCTGCTGGCCACGCTCTACTGGCTCTGCGACTTGCAGGGCTGGCGGCGCGGTCTGGCCTGGGCCCAGGTGGCGGGTGTGAACGCGCTGCTGGTGTTCGTGGGCTCTACACTGGTAGCCCGCACGCTCAATATGTGGACGGTGACGGGCCCGACGGGCACGCCCGTGGGAATGCAGGAATGGCTTTACGGTCGGTTTTTTGTGCCCTACTTCGCCTCGCCCTACGTGGCTTCCCTGGCCGGGGCGGTGGTGTGCGTGGCTATCTGGTACGGGGTGCTGTGGGTGCTGTACCGGCGGCGCATCGTGGTAAAGCTGTGA